In a single window of the Leptospira sanjuanensis genome:
- a CDS encoding ABC transporter ATP-binding protein produces MPDPSKAVEVRRLNLQFGSRTILDSVSFSVEPGSILGILGRSGSGKTSLFRMILGIPTSKDFEQSGSIFFFGKERKEIPIHRLQPVFQDPSASFNPTWSLEKALKEPLRVLGGEIAKRGEESFADLLESFQLANKDLNRNVLSFSGGELQRAAILRALLAEPKILFLDEALGALDPILLNEVLIFLKKIAQERKITILLITHSLRTAKKFCDQIGILEKGKLLDFGKTKEVFSNYKSAFTGELIRATDLSSLRV; encoded by the coding sequence ATGCCCGATCCAAGTAAAGCCGTCGAAGTTCGAAGATTGAATCTGCAATTCGGTTCAAGAACGATCTTGGATTCCGTTTCCTTTTCAGTGGAACCCGGAAGTATTCTCGGAATTTTAGGGAGATCGGGTTCGGGCAAAACTTCCCTCTTTCGAATGATTTTGGGAATTCCGACTTCGAAAGATTTCGAACAAAGCGGATCGATTTTCTTTTTCGGAAAAGAACGGAAAGAAATTCCGATCCATCGATTACAACCCGTGTTTCAAGATCCTTCCGCGAGTTTTAATCCGACATGGTCCTTGGAAAAAGCGCTTAAAGAACCGCTTCGCGTTCTCGGAGGAGAGATCGCAAAAAGAGGGGAGGAATCGTTTGCCGATCTTCTCGAATCGTTTCAGCTCGCGAACAAAGATCTAAACCGTAACGTCCTTTCGTTTTCCGGAGGAGAACTCCAGCGCGCTGCGATCTTACGCGCGCTTCTTGCGGAACCGAAGATCCTTTTTTTGGACGAAGCCTTGGGCGCGCTCGATCCGATTTTGTTGAACGAAGTTTTGATCTTTCTAAAAAAAATCGCGCAGGAACGGAAAATCACCATTCTTCTCATCACACACAGCTTGAGAACTGCCAAAAAATTCTGCGATCAAATCGGAATATTAGAAAAAGGGAAACTGTTGGATTTTGGAAAAACGAAGGAAGTTTTTTCGAACTACAAAAGCGCTTTTACGGGGGAACTCATCCGTGCGACCGATCTGAGCTCCCTCCGCGTTTGA
- a CDS encoding TIGR02757 family protein: protein MRKVLERIFFEYETPEYLTTDPIEFPHSYPDFQDREIVGLISALFSYGNVAAIKNHLKHLFELCGNSPVRFLLNEELEPVRKKLKPYRFQKPADTFLFLQTIQKEIRKTKSHTLEPLFSLPQTGEFSLSPKEQRSLDQSGTLRQRIVAFQLRFLETSKKINRQQTQSYGYKFLIGQGPSSSSLKRYSMYLRWMVRKEFPDLGIYTTIDPNELLYPLDVHIQRIASVLKISSRSTPDWKKAEEITNFFLKLFPNDPVRGDFALSRLGILRKCKSKYAKELCETCRINSICKVYEKRPGANRAKV from the coding sequence ATGAGGAAGGTTCTGGAAAGAATCTTCTTCGAATACGAAACTCCCGAATATCTAACGACGGATCCGATCGAGTTCCCACATTCGTATCCCGATTTTCAAGATCGGGAAATCGTCGGACTGATTTCAGCGCTCTTCTCGTACGGGAACGTTGCCGCGATCAAAAATCATCTCAAACATCTTTTCGAACTTTGCGGGAACTCCCCGGTTCGATTCCTCTTAAACGAAGAACTCGAACCCGTCCGCAAAAAACTCAAACCCTATCGATTTCAAAAACCCGCCGACACGTTTCTCTTTCTGCAAACGATCCAAAAAGAAATTCGAAAAACGAAATCGCATACGTTGGAACCTTTATTTTCTCTTCCGCAAACCGGAGAATTCTCGCTTTCCCCAAAGGAACAAAGATCGCTCGATCAAAGCGGAACCTTACGACAAAGAATCGTCGCCTTCCAGCTTCGATTTCTGGAAACTTCTAAAAAAATCAACCGACAGCAAACACAAAGTTACGGATATAAATTTCTGATCGGACAAGGACCGAGTTCGTCCTCGTTAAAACGCTATTCCATGTATCTGCGTTGGATGGTTCGGAAAGAATTTCCAGACCTCGGAATTTATACGACGATCGATCCGAACGAACTGCTCTACCCGCTCGACGTACACATTCAAAGAATTGCAAGCGTTTTGAAGATCAGCTCCAGAAGCACTCCGGACTGGAAAAAAGCCGAGGAAATCACGAACTTCTTTCTAAAACTTTTCCCGAACGATCCGGTACGAGGGGATTTTGCTCTCAGCCGATTGGGTATATTACGAAAGTGTAAGTCGAAATACGCGAAGGAGTTATGCGAAACCTGCAGAATCAACTCGATCTGCAAGGTTTACGAGAAACGACCCGGAGCAAACCGGGCCAAGGTTTAA
- a CDS encoding LamG domain-containing protein produces the protein MMGSSNGFLKSSSQRSSRIFGILLLLSFQFSCMQAEKFSLDASNPAGLFLQIAIPNVIAGANGNNTSGSSFTATGDIHSVKLSWPAVTDGSKFKIYSSNSSAVTATASPEITGSGSGIAVNNFTHSGLTGGETRYYLLEKIQTDGTKSYSQVVQATTYYLPTDVSSLVLWLNAEAGVTKDGANKITTWQDQVNANVFTRYYANQEPYWLPNYRNQRPFVQMSNGEGRFFSGSGVPITGSSYTMLFVVEQNAISVASEGIIHLSGGGVTLYLKFYNGQLLINSGGGDFQSNAYATNSAHILTMQFSGTGTSLYLNGSLQKNTTNVYNAVGNNLTYLGVYAGGSGFDGRLAETLIYNQGLSAADRVKAECYLAFKYNLTVPHSCN, from the coding sequence ATGATGGGATCATCGAACGGATTTTTAAAATCTTCTTCGCAGAGGAGTTCCCGCATCTTCGGGATTTTGCTTCTTCTTTCGTTTCAGTTTTCGTGTATGCAAGCGGAAAAGTTCAGCTTGGATGCGAGCAATCCAGCCGGTTTATTTTTACAAATCGCCATTCCGAACGTGATCGCAGGCGCCAATGGAAATAACACAAGCGGATCCTCTTTCACAGCAACGGGGGACATCCACTCTGTGAAATTGAGTTGGCCTGCGGTCACGGACGGTTCTAAGTTTAAGATCTATTCTTCCAATTCTTCTGCGGTTACTGCAACGGCATCACCGGAAATCACGGGAAGCGGTTCGGGAATCGCCGTAAACAACTTCACTCATTCCGGTTTAACCGGAGGGGAAACACGGTATTATCTTTTGGAAAAAATCCAAACCGACGGAACGAAGTCGTATTCTCAGGTCGTGCAAGCGACGACATATTATCTCCCGACGGACGTTTCCAGTTTGGTGCTTTGGTTGAATGCGGAAGCGGGAGTTACGAAAGACGGCGCCAACAAGATCACAACTTGGCAAGACCAAGTTAATGCGAACGTCTTCACCCGTTACTATGCAAATCAGGAACCGTATTGGCTCCCGAATTATCGCAATCAAAGACCCTTTGTTCAGATGAGCAACGGAGAGGGTCGGTTCTTTTCCGGCTCGGGAGTTCCGATTACGGGGAGTTCTTATACGATGCTTTTCGTGGTGGAACAGAATGCAATTTCAGTCGCGAGCGAAGGAATCATCCATCTTTCGGGCGGCGGCGTGACCTTGTATCTGAAATTTTACAACGGTCAGCTTTTGATCAACAGCGGCGGCGGAGATTTTCAAAGTAACGCTTATGCCACCAACTCGGCTCATATTCTTACGATGCAATTTTCCGGAACCGGAACCTCTCTTTATTTGAACGGAAGTTTGCAGAAAAACACCACGAACGTGTACAATGCGGTCGGAAATAATTTAACGTATCTAGGCGTTTACGCCGGTGGATCGGGTTTTGACGGAAGACTTGCGGAAACTTTGATCTACAATCAGGGACTCAGCGCTGCGGATCGAGTGAAAGCGGAATGTTATTTGGCTTTCAAATACAACCTAACGGTTCCGCATTCTTGCAACTAA
- a CDS encoding tetratricopeptide repeat protein, with protein MSLRRVPAFRIEKFAVSVLRRRILPVLFFLSAVLANLPLSAQIQIGGQYYTDLLWGENEILSPEYYNDGSFLRTDQDFILAAGRNWKGDPPPSKGSFKFEEKEIPNCGLFNNEAVKLLETGKNEERQRAILMLEEGVRFDPKFFPFRYNLGRAYHLEKKYQKSITQFEYASAEIPEYYRTYIHLGTLYEIMREPINATILWRKAVSLNKFHTEALLLLADHYIRTDLRNRALLYIKEAARIDEQSPDARMGRARIELLSSKDLYAYRIFKNTELVDDLGQKKQYNKKFHFFYAETASKVGDYVTAADQYEQLLKYPNDPFFSEFSYKVIERRRDLAKRFAEIKSLEEENKTE; from the coding sequence ATTTCGCTCCGAAGAGTTCCCGCGTTCCGAATCGAAAAATTCGCCGTTTCCGTTCTTCGGCGAAGAATTCTCCCCGTTCTTTTTTTTCTTTCTGCGGTTCTTGCAAACCTTCCTCTATCCGCGCAGATCCAAATCGGAGGCCAATATTATACCGATCTTCTCTGGGGCGAAAACGAAATCCTTTCTCCCGAGTATTACAACGACGGATCGTTTTTAAGAACGGATCAGGACTTCATTCTCGCGGCCGGAAGAAATTGGAAAGGTGATCCGCCTCCGTCCAAGGGAAGTTTCAAGTTTGAAGAAAAGGAGATTCCGAACTGCGGATTGTTCAACAACGAAGCGGTCAAACTTTTGGAAACCGGAAAAAACGAGGAACGGCAACGCGCGATTCTGATGCTGGAAGAAGGAGTTCGTTTCGATCCGAAATTCTTTCCGTTCCGTTACAATTTGGGACGGGCGTATCATCTCGAAAAAAAATACCAAAAGTCGATCACACAATTCGAATATGCGAGCGCCGAAATCCCGGAATACTACCGAACCTACATCCATCTCGGCACGTTGTATGAAATCATGCGTGAACCGATCAACGCGACGATCCTTTGGAGAAAGGCCGTGTCGCTTAACAAATTTCATACGGAAGCGTTATTGCTTTTGGCGGATCATTATATCCGAACCGATCTCCGAAACCGAGCCCTTCTTTATATCAAGGAAGCCGCGCGTATCGACGAACAAAGTCCGGACGCGAGAATGGGAAGAGCGAGAATCGAACTTCTCTCCTCCAAGGATCTTTACGCGTATCGAATCTTCAAAAACACCGAACTCGTGGACGACCTCGGACAAAAGAAACAATACAATAAGAAGTTTCACTTCTTCTACGCCGAAACGGCTAGTAAGGTCGGCGATTATGTCACGGCCGCCGATCAATACGAACAACTTTTGAAATATCCGAACGATCCTTTCTTTTCCGAATTTTCCTATAAGGTCATCGAACGAAGAAGGGATCTTGCAAAACGTTTCGCCGAAATCAAGTCCCTGGAAGAAGAAAACAAAACCGAGTGA
- a CDS encoding 1-acyl-sn-glycerol-3-phosphate acyltransferase, producing the protein MAEKESSVGKWQKEFFENIHLFKRSGMTEEEAKKILQKFLYLSSVTPMPPVMDVFKEPNLLETVGVYTSPEQRSREFMMEFLSPIMKQFTVEGVDNLKAVKPLIGKYPITLISNHLSHLDAPAIFHQLYNCSPEGKAIAEQLVFIAGRLAYEPDFTRLGLYMFGTLLVCSKRDMADNPSLSDVMTKINMRAFRHSQKLQSEGKIVAIFPEGTRSRDGRLMPFVETVYHYVANKVIIPISLEKTDKILPTTSLLFNQVNGKLVIGKPVLVGELSRKQMETFPKEVEQLQFPEHGDKKQFLIDNLALLVGSNLNKHQHGTYRNLYKGDVAGKNILIKVPKEPEEKIVVIGASSMSIAVATLLANNDVLVYLYHPDQAYTEQCNTERRELKYYPLYKLPPNLIFTSDPEVLKTATLFIQGTNPWELINVYPEIQPFLNKNKAPFFNVVKGFTSTGLILDEVQTAFGLEDDRLGVIAGACYPDQIMERKISGFEIAASNATLIPRVQKLFTTGYIFPRPARIPTDIKGVQLGGALKTIYALAMGIVEGYFTQTLGGNVDNSLFHLSNRFFSEMTAIGAKMGGQPETFLGLSGLTDFMLSCFGTDAKDRKTGYDIAYGSPSERMSNGFYGLKVMPNLMNITPETPVLAAAYEIVINKKPMQQVIEMMEGRLSRV; encoded by the coding sequence ATGGCTGAGAAAGAATCCAGCGTCGGTAAATGGCAGAAAGAATTTTTTGAAAACATCCACTTATTCAAACGTTCCGGAATGACGGAAGAAGAAGCCAAAAAGATTCTCCAGAAATTCTTATATCTCTCTTCTGTAACACCGATGCCTCCGGTAATGGACGTGTTCAAAGAGCCGAATCTTTTGGAAACCGTCGGAGTCTACACTTCTCCGGAACAAAGATCGAGAGAGTTTATGATGGAGTTTCTTTCTCCGATCATGAAGCAGTTCACCGTGGAAGGAGTGGACAATCTCAAAGCGGTCAAACCTCTCATCGGAAAATATCCGATCACGTTGATCTCGAACCACTTATCGCATCTCGACGCGCCCGCGATCTTTCATCAGCTGTATAACTGTTCTCCGGAGGGAAAGGCGATCGCCGAACAGCTCGTTTTTATCGCGGGAAGATTGGCGTATGAACCCGACTTTACCCGCCTCGGTCTTTATATGTTCGGAACGTTGCTCGTTTGTTCCAAAAGGGATATGGCGGACAATCCGAGTCTTTCGGACGTGATGACCAAGATCAACATGAGAGCGTTCCGTCATTCTCAAAAACTTCAATCCGAAGGAAAGATCGTAGCGATCTTTCCCGAAGGAACGCGTTCGCGAGACGGAAGACTGATGCCGTTCGTGGAAACGGTCTATCACTACGTCGCCAACAAAGTCATCATTCCGATTTCTCTCGAAAAGACGGACAAGATTCTCCCCACGACAAGTCTTTTGTTCAATCAGGTGAACGGAAAACTCGTCATCGGCAAACCCGTGTTAGTGGGAGAATTATCCCGCAAACAGATGGAAACCTTTCCGAAGGAAGTGGAACAACTTCAATTCCCCGAACACGGAGACAAAAAGCAGTTCCTCATCGACAACCTCGCGTTGCTCGTCGGTTCCAACTTGAACAAACACCAGCACGGAACGTATCGAAATCTTTATAAAGGCGATGTCGCGGGAAAGAACATTCTCATCAAGGTTCCGAAAGAACCGGAAGAAAAGATCGTCGTCATCGGCGCGAGCAGCATGTCGATTGCGGTCGCGACCCTTCTTGCAAACAACGACGTTTTGGTTTATCTTTATCATCCCGATCAGGCTTACACCGAACAATGCAATACGGAAAGAAGGGAACTGAAATACTACCCTCTTTACAAACTTCCGCCGAATTTGATTTTTACGTCCGATCCGGAAGTTTTAAAAACGGCGACTCTCTTTATTCAAGGAACCAATCCTTGGGAACTCATCAACGTTTATCCGGAGATTCAACCTTTCTTGAACAAGAATAAGGCTCCGTTCTTCAACGTGGTCAAAGGATTTACGAGCACCGGCTTGATCTTGGACGAAGTGCAGACCGCGTTCGGTTTGGAGGACGATCGTCTCGGCGTGATCGCGGGGGCTTGTTATCCCGATCAGATCATGGAACGAAAAATTTCGGGATTCGAGATCGCCGCATCCAACGCAACTCTCATCCCGAGAGTTCAAAAGCTGTTCACGACCGGTTATATATTTCCGCGCCCAGCGAGAATCCCGACCGACATCAAGGGAGTTCAGTTAGGCGGAGCTTTGAAAACGATCTACGCTCTCGCAATGGGAATCGTGGAAGGTTACTTCACGCAAACCCTCGGCGGCAACGTGGATAATTCTCTCTTTCATTTATCGAATCGTTTCTTTTCCGAAATGACCGCGATCGGAGCGAAGATGGGCGGACAACCGGAAACCTTTCTCGGACTTTCGGGACTGACGGACTTTATGCTTTCTTGTTTCGGAACCGATGCGAAGGACAGAAAAACCGGATACGACATCGCTTACGGTTCGCCTTCGGAAAGAATGTCCAACGGATTTTACGGTTTGAAAGTGATGCCGAATCTGATGAACATAACTCCGGAAACTCCCGTTCTCGCGGCGGCATATGAAATCGTGATCAACAAAAAGCCGATGCAGCAGGTCATTGAAATGATGGAAGGAAGACTTTCGAGAGTTTAG
- a CDS encoding adenylosuccinate synthase: protein MPASLVVGTQWGDEGKAKVIDFLSKDTDIIVRYQGGANAGHTVVVHGKKYVFHLVPSGVIYDQTICVIGNGVVLDPLFFIEECDRLQKEGFPVYDKLLLSDACHLLFPYHSQIDGARETTVSQEHKIGTTKKGIGICYADKMMRMGLRVGDLLDDSYQARLKHLVDEKNRELDKLYGMPPVSYNDINEGLKFFLSKVKKNIINTAYYLDSELKKGKRVLLEGAQGTGLDVDFGTYPYVTSSNPTTGGALIGTGIPFQHLKHVIGITKAYTTRVGEGPFPTELLGEAGEALRQKGGEFGATTGRPRRCGWFDAEMLRHSVRINGITSIALTKIDILSDYDKIPVAVGYKLNGKKLDCFPSQGLDKVEVVYEEFPGWKSDISGICEFQKLPEKCKDYISTLERFIGVKINLVSTGPDRKDTIHGDSF from the coding sequence ATGCCCGCATCGTTAGTAGTAGGAACCCAATGGGGTGATGAAGGAAAAGCCAAAGTCATCGACTTTCTTTCCAAGGACACGGACATCATCGTTCGTTATCAAGGCGGCGCGAACGCGGGACATACGGTCGTAGTTCACGGAAAAAAATACGTTTTTCACCTGGTTCCTTCCGGAGTGATCTACGATCAGACGATTTGCGTGATCGGAAACGGCGTGGTTCTGGATCCTCTTTTCTTTATCGAAGAATGCGATCGTCTTCAAAAGGAAGGTTTTCCGGTTTATGACAAGCTTTTGTTAAGCGACGCGTGTCATCTTCTGTTTCCGTATCATTCTCAGATCGACGGAGCGAGAGAGACTACAGTAAGCCAAGAACACAAGATCGGAACGACCAAAAAAGGAATCGGAATCTGTTACGCGGATAAGATGATGAGAATGGGTTTGAGAGTAGGAGACCTTTTGGACGATTCCTATCAGGCGCGTTTGAAACATCTCGTAGACGAAAAGAATCGCGAACTCGACAAACTTTACGGAATGCCTCCCGTTTCCTACAACGACATCAACGAGGGTTTAAAATTCTTCCTTTCGAAAGTTAAAAAGAATATTATCAATACTGCATATTACTTGGATTCGGAACTTAAGAAAGGAAAACGGGTTCTATTGGAAGGAGCCCAGGGAACCGGTTTGGACGTGGATTTCGGAACCTATCCTTACGTTACGAGTTCCAATCCTACCACGGGCGGCGCTTTGATCGGAACCGGAATTCCGTTTCAACATTTGAAACACGTGATCGGGATCACGAAGGCTTACACTACGAGAGTGGGAGAGGGGCCGTTCCCGACCGAACTTTTGGGAGAAGCGGGAGAAGCTCTTCGTCAAAAAGGCGGAGAATTCGGCGCGACCACGGGACGTCCGAGACGCTGCGGCTGGTTTGACGCGGAAATGCTGCGTCACTCGGTTCGTATCAACGGAATCACTTCGATCGCTCTCACAAAGATCGACATTCTTTCCGATTACGATAAGATTCCCGTTGCGGTCGGCTATAAGTTGAACGGCAAGAAGTTGGATTGTTTTCCATCGCAAGGTTTGGATAAAGTGGAAGTCGTGTATGAAGAATTTCCCGGATGGAAATCCGATATTTCCGGCATCTGCGAATTTCAAAAACTTCCCGAAAAGTGTAAGGATTATATTTCAACTCTCGAAAGATTCATCGGAGTGAAGATCAATTTGGTTTCAACGGGACCTGATCGAAAGGATACGATTCACGGAGATTCTTTTTAA
- a CDS encoding TIGR04452 family lipoprotein, with protein sequence MKNVVVLFLLIVAFSFSCSTVYDVTGRDSIKAPEAALKIDEAVLIGMVMTIGTTTSSTSSRSSSGSILSLAFISSTAGIDEEDTSALYEKKKVKDCADSILSTIILVRNTDAGLIAASACKLKKLP encoded by the coding sequence ATGAAGAATGTTGTTGTGCTGTTTTTACTCATTGTTGCCTTTAGTTTTTCTTGCTCTACTGTATATGACGTAACCGGGCGTGATTCGATAAAAGCGCCAGAGGCTGCACTCAAAATTGACGAAGCTGTTTTGATCGGAATGGTTATGACCATAGGGACAACTACATCGTCTACGAGTAGTCGCTCTTCTTCAGGAAGTATATTATCGCTTGCTTTTATAAGCTCCACTGCGGGTATTGATGAGGAAGATACCTCCGCTTTATATGAAAAGAAAAAAGTGAAAGATTGTGCTGACTCTATTTTGTCTACGATCATCCTTGTTCGAAATACGGATGCCGGCTTGATTGCGGCTTCGGCTTGCAAACTGAAAAAACTTCCTTAA
- a CDS encoding hydroxymethylglutaryl-CoA lyase, which yields MKVKITEVGPRDGLQNEKRPVSTEIKAGYIERLVKAGLTNIEATSFVKKDAIPQLADAAELSALLDLNGKIRYSALTPNVKGYEAAKNAGYKEVAVFTAASESFVKKNINRTIAESIEGFKEIFRLAHRDGIQVRGYVSTVIDCPYEGKIDPIKVLEVSKILLDQGAYEISLGETIGTGVPAEVEKLLELLLKEIPADKLAGHFHDTYGMAIANVEKSFSMGLRSFDSSSGGLGGCPYAKGAAGNLATDDLVYFLEKSGVPTGIDPGLLWEASAFMENALARELQSRTYLATKKKRES from the coding sequence ATGAAAGTAAAAATCACGGAAGTAGGTCCGAGAGACGGACTTCAAAACGAGAAACGTCCGGTTTCCACGGAGATCAAAGCGGGTTATATCGAGCGGCTCGTCAAAGCGGGTTTGACGAATATAGAAGCGACTTCCTTCGTAAAAAAGGACGCGATTCCTCAATTGGCGGACGCAGCCGAACTTTCGGCCTTATTGGATTTGAACGGAAAAATCCGTTACTCGGCGTTGACTCCGAACGTAAAAGGATACGAAGCGGCAAAGAACGCCGGCTACAAAGAAGTCGCGGTTTTCACCGCGGCGTCGGAATCATTCGTGAAAAAAAACATCAACCGAACGATCGCGGAATCCATCGAAGGGTTCAAAGAAATCTTTCGACTCGCCCATCGGGACGGAATTCAAGTGCGAGGTTACGTATCGACCGTGATCGACTGTCCGTACGAAGGAAAAATCGATCCGATAAAGGTGCTCGAAGTTTCCAAAATTCTTTTGGATCAAGGCGCGTATGAAATCTCGCTCGGAGAAACGATCGGCACGGGAGTTCCCGCGGAAGTGGAGAAGTTGTTGGAACTCCTACTGAAAGAAATCCCCGCGGACAAATTGGCGGGTCACTTTCACGACACGTATGGAATGGCGATCGCCAATGTGGAAAAGTCATTTTCTATGGGACTTCGTTCCTTCGATTCTTCCTCCGGCGGATTGGGAGGATGTCCCTACGCAAAAGGCGCGGCCGGTAATTTAGCGACCGACGACCTCGTATATTTTTTGGAAAAGTCGGGAGTTCCCACGGGAATCGATCCCGGACTTCTCTGGGAAGCGTCCGCGTTTATGGAGAATGCGCTCGCCCGAGAACTGCAATCCAGAACGTATCTCGCCACCAAAAAGAAACGAGAGTCTTGA
- a CDS encoding ATP phosphoribosyltransferase regulatory subunit → MNQNLPEPSQKKWIPDGFHFLGPEDSKDRRILLETVSGFLKKKGYSEVFLPAFDYSSTFLQTVSAPDSSSLFRIRDLSGNEISPSIDLTVQAVKGMAGFSHQKENQNIFYVGRVFRESAKGSVSRKEVLQIGAESLGASGKENTFKILEELDEIVSLLPLEDPLTLVLGNVNLFHSIVREFELNANEIEILSTLLYQKNGNEIERIFGEKKNSDVFLRLLNALVLNFDLDSLKKSLSLNSLSPELQKSLNVVLEETSWILKAWESKKRRIDLCIDFSLLRDLNYYTGFVFQGYLQGSPDPVLTGGAYDHLYEMFSGVQRDASGYAIVVNTLEASLKTPLPDSKS, encoded by the coding sequence ATGAATCAAAATCTCCCAGAACCCAGCCAGAAAAAATGGATTCCCGACGGGTTTCACTTTCTCGGCCCCGAAGACAGCAAGGACAGAAGGATCTTACTCGAAACCGTTTCCGGCTTTCTTAAAAAAAAAGGCTACTCGGAAGTTTTCCTTCCCGCATTCGATTACAGTTCCACGTTTTTACAAACGGTTTCCGCTCCCGATTCTTCCTCTTTATTCAGAATTCGTGATCTTTCCGGAAACGAGATTTCTCCGAGCATCGATCTGACCGTTCAGGCGGTCAAAGGGATGGCCGGTTTCTCCCATCAAAAGGAAAATCAAAATATCTTCTATGTCGGAAGAGTTTTTCGGGAGAGCGCCAAGGGAAGCGTGTCCCGCAAAGAGGTTCTTCAGATCGGTGCGGAATCTCTGGGCGCTTCCGGCAAGGAAAACACATTCAAAATTTTGGAAGAATTGGACGAGATCGTTTCTCTGCTTCCCTTGGAAGATCCGTTGACCTTGGTTCTCGGAAACGTGAATCTGTTTCATTCCATCGTCCGCGAGTTCGAGCTGAATGCGAACGAGATCGAAATTCTTTCAACGCTTCTCTATCAGAAAAACGGAAACGAGATCGAACGGATTTTCGGCGAAAAGAAAAACAGCGACGTATTCCTCCGTTTGTTAAACGCACTCGTGTTGAACTTCGATTTGGATTCTTTGAAGAAATCCCTGAGCCTGAATTCCCTTTCGCCGGAACTTCAAAAAAGTTTAAACGTCGTTCTCGAAGAAACTTCCTGGATCTTAAAGGCATGGGAATCCAAAAAAAGAAGGATCGATCTTTGTATCGACTTTTCCCTTTTGAGAGATTTGAACTATTATACCGGTTTCGTTTTTCAAGGTTATCTGCAAGGTTCTCCCGATCCGGTTTTGACCGGAGGCGCTTACGATCATCTTTACGAAATGTTTTCGGGAGTGCAGAGGGACGCGAGCGGTTACGCGATCGTGGTCAACACTTTGGAAGCTTCTCTGAAGACACCGCTTCCCGATTCCAAATCATGA